From Enterococcus wangshanyuanii, the proteins below share one genomic window:
- a CDS encoding prepilin-type N-terminal cleavage/methylation domain-containing protein: MFKNVMKDERGLSLVELLAVVVIMAIIAGIGAVAISSVIQKNREDAGISNVQSLVSAANLYQMSETGDAAIGGGAAAVTAADLVTKNYISQAGFLATPANVTFDATTTGKILITVPANMLTAGSRKNKEIKYYNEKEVADLTREILWESGATGTDTPAP, encoded by the coding sequence ATGTTTAAAAATGTAATGAAGGATGAGCGAGGACTTTCGTTAGTAGAGTTACTTGCAGTTGTGGTAATCATGGCGATTATTGCGGGGATTGGCGCGGTAGCGATTTCTAGCGTTATCCAGAAAAATAGAGAGGACGCTGGAATTTCAAATGTGCAGTCACTAGTAAGTGCTGCTAATTTATATCAAATGTCAGAAACTGGAGATGCGGCTATAGGTGGAGGAGCAGCTGCGGTAACTGCCGCAGATCTTGTAACAAAAAATTATATCTCCCAAGCTGGATTCCTGGCAACGCCAGCGAATGTAACGTTTGATGCCACTACAACAGGTAAAATTCTAATTACTGTACCAGCAAATATGTTAACCGCTGGCTCAAGAAAAAATAAAGAAATAAAATATTATAATGAAAAAGAAGTTGCAGATTTGACTAGAGAAATTCTTTGGGAAAGTGGAGCGACAGGAACAGATACACCAGCCCCATAA
- a CDS encoding type II secretion system F family protein translates to MAIFSYEAQTMYGGIKKGRLRAESSYEASQALKKKGLRSTILVEQEETFATKEIELFNRVSVKLLAEYLQKFATLIDCGISITAACEMLAEQEQNKTLKKILLQICEDIRGGDSLSNCYSKHPNAFPSMLISIVRAAEMSGTLDATLVRMSTYYEKKAKARGGVITAMIYPIIMLVLSLCVGIFLIVSIVPMFVTVFESLDAELPAITKVTIGLSKFLTSKGWLLLVMIVSGFVGFKLAMRNNEIKFKWHSFLLRMPIFGELVQKSNLNVMLSTLSTLLESSVSISKALEMSADAVDNLYIKQLIFRCQAEVERGGSMSGVFSQDKIIPPLVTQMTIVGESTGSLESMLKKLSNMFEEEVEMLGERIKLIMEPITIIIICVIVGLIVAAIMLPMFSMYDAVQG, encoded by the coding sequence ATGGCGATTTTTTCCTACGAAGCACAAACAATGTATGGCGGTATCAAAAAAGGTCGCTTAAGAGCAGAAAGCTCTTATGAAGCGAGTCAAGCTTTAAAGAAAAAAGGTCTGCGTTCTACGATTTTAGTGGAGCAGGAAGAAACCTTTGCGACAAAAGAAATTGAGCTATTTAATCGAGTCAGCGTAAAGTTGCTGGCGGAATATTTGCAAAAATTTGCGACGCTGATCGATTGTGGCATTTCGATCACTGCTGCTTGTGAAATGTTAGCAGAGCAAGAACAAAATAAAACCTTGAAAAAGATTTTGCTGCAGATTTGTGAAGATATTCGTGGCGGAGATTCTCTTTCTAATTGTTATAGCAAGCATCCAAATGCCTTTCCTTCTATGCTGATCAGCATTGTACGAGCAGCTGAAATGTCGGGAACGTTAGATGCAACACTCGTTCGGATGAGTACTTATTATGAGAAGAAAGCAAAAGCAAGAGGCGGAGTGATCACAGCGATGATCTATCCAATCATTATGCTGGTCCTTTCCTTATGTGTGGGGATTTTCCTGATCGTAAGTATCGTGCCGATGTTTGTGACTGTTTTTGAAAGCTTGGATGCAGAGCTACCGGCAATTACCAAAGTAACGATTGGTTTAAGTAAGTTTTTAACAAGTAAAGGCTGGCTGTTACTAGTCATGATCGTATCAGGTTTTGTCGGTTTTAAGCTGGCGATGAGAAATAATGAAATAAAGTTCAAATGGCATAGTTTTCTTTTACGCATGCCGATTTTTGGTGAGCTTGTTCAAAAAAGTAATTTGAATGTGATGCTCAGTACATTATCGACCCTATTAGAAAGCTCCGTTTCTATCTCTAAAGCATTAGAAATGTCAGCGGATGCGGTGGATAATTTATATATCAAACAGTTGATTTTCAGATGTCAGGCAGAAGTTGAACGAGGCGGCTCGATGAGTGGTGTATTCAGCCAAGATAAAATCATTCCGCCATTAGTTACACAAATGACAATTGTCGGAGAATCAACAGGTTCTTTAGAAAGCATGCTGAAAAAGCTAAGCAATATGTTTGAAGAAGAAGTAGAAATGCTAGGGGAACGAATCAAGCTGATCATGGAGCCGATCACGATCATTATTATTTGTGTGATCGTTGGATTGATCGTTGCAGCCATCATGCTGCCGATGTTCTCGATGTATGACGCCGTTCAAGGCTAA